A window from Lachnoanaerobaculum umeaense encodes these proteins:
- a CDS encoding DUF3881 family protein, protein MYKKKAEVKELLDRIQSENIASTKVVVTAEKERLWEIRKDLSPSLGICIHGYLENLGTYVREGYFPYIKNTPTSSTAKCAVEKHIDDINYSGMLEDNNLGTSLIFRLSNKFHYLDNIRSKIKSTDLFGFCIDGKILLPIHKTVAQMELSKQKLLNKNILLEAAKNGDEDAMDTLSADELILYTTLNARIQNEDLYSIVDTVFMPYGMETDMYSILGNILDVYEEKNSFTGEIIILLKIECNDMINIVAIKKEDLQGEPKVGRRFKGNIWVHGTIHME, encoded by the coding sequence ATGTATAAGAAAAAAGCTGAAGTTAAAGAATTATTAGACAGGATTCAATCAGAAAACATTGCTTCCACAAAGGTTGTTGTAACTGCTGAGAAAGAGAGGCTTTGGGAAATACGCAAAGATCTCTCACCCTCACTTGGTATATGCATACATGGTTATCTTGAAAATCTTGGAACCTATGTCAGAGAAGGGTATTTTCCATATATAAAAAACACTCCTACCAGTTCTACCGCAAAATGTGCTGTAGAAAAGCATATAGATGATATCAATTATTCCGGTATGTTAGAGGATAATAATCTTGGTACATCCCTAATTTTTAGACTTTCCAACAAGTTTCATTATTTAGATAATATAAGGTCCAAGATAAAATCAACTGACCTTTTTGGGTTCTGTATAGATGGAAAAATTTTACTTCCCATACATAAAACAGTAGCACAAATGGAACTCTCAAAACAAAAGCTTTTAAATAAGAATATCCTTCTGGAAGCCGCAAAAAATGGTGACGAAGATGCTATGGATACTCTATCTGCTGATGAGCTGATTCTATATACTACACTAAATGCCAGAATACAGAATGAAGATCTCTACAGTATAGTCGATACAGTATTTATGCCCTATGGTATGGAGACTGATATGTACAGTATACTGGGTAATATCTTAGATGTATATGAAGAAAAAAATTCTTTTACCGGAGAAATAATAATATTACTGAAAATAGAATGTAATGATATGATAAATATTGTAGCTATCAAGAAAGAAGACTTGCAGGGTGAACCTAAAGTAGGTAGACGCTTCAAGGGTAATATCTGGGTACATGGTACGATACATATGGAATGA
- a CDS encoding DUF1576 domain-containing protein has product MAFLNNYRATRTLTYTQRFLLISTVPIYFMIFALIFSPLDEIIPGLWQIIIQPDLLITDYIVVGGIGAAFFNAGSLTLILLFLLHHFKVEFDRHIVVSSYLIFGFSLFGKNVVNIWLILFGFFIYARLHGYPLKKYIYYGLYGTSLSPAITLVMQAVHTSLMWQLILATVTGLAIGYVLLPISIHVKASHKGYSLYNVGFSSGIIATVLVSLFRSFGIDIETRLIWDTSHTKLFAIALFVLFFYMVALAFILDGKKLLPSYSSLLKETGVHGTYAHSYSDAVYIFNMAINGIIATSFVLAANGDLNGPTIGSIFTIVGFSPAGKHMRNILPIMVGVCFSAFLKQWYINDPAPILTLLLSTTLAPIAGEFGIIAGLVAGFLHSSVALNVGIVYRGLNLYNNGFAGGIVAIFMVPVIESLIEKRKNDMEKKKNNTVEKKVYNIAKFYKKHWIFNV; this is encoded by the coding sequence ATGGCATTTTTGAATAACTACAGAGCCACCAGAACATTGACTTATACTCAGAGATTTTTGCTTATCTCTACAGTACCTATTTATTTTATGATTTTTGCATTGATATTTTCTCCATTGGATGAAATAATACCTGGACTTTGGCAAATCATAATACAGCCTGATCTTCTTATCACTGATTACATTGTAGTAGGTGGCATAGGTGCAGCATTCTTCAATGCGGGATCGCTTACACTAATTTTGCTTTTTTTATTGCACCATTTTAAAGTGGAGTTTGACAGACATATTGTAGTAAGTTCCTATCTTATTTTCGGCTTCTCACTATTTGGTAAGAATGTGGTAAATATATGGTTGATTCTCTTTGGATTTTTTATCTATGCCAGACTACATGGTTACCCCCTAAAAAAATATATTTACTACGGACTTTACGGAACAAGTTTGTCACCTGCTATAACCTTAGTTATGCAAGCTGTACACACAAGCCTTATGTGGCAGCTCATTCTTGCAACTGTCACCGGTCTTGCTATAGGATATGTCCTGCTACCTATATCTATACATGTAAAAGCATCACATAAGGGATATTCTCTATATAATGTAGGTTTTTCATCAGGTATAATAGCTACAGTTTTGGTATCACTGTTTCGTTCTTTTGGAATAGATATAGAAACAAGACTTATCTGGGACACTTCACATACAAAACTTTTTGCTATTGCACTGTTTGTCTTATTTTTTTATATGGTAGCACTGGCATTTATACTTGATGGCAAAAAGCTCTTACCGTCATACTCCTCACTTTTAAAGGAGACCGGAGTACATGGTACATATGCTCACTCTTACTCAGATGCTGTATATATTTTTAATATGGCTATCAACGGTATTATTGCCACATCATTTGTACTGGCTGCAAACGGAGATTTAAACGGTCCTACCATAGGTTCAATCTTTACAATAGTTGGATTTTCTCCGGCAGGAAAGCATATGAGAAATATCTTACCTATAATGGTCGGAGTTTGCTTCTCTGCATTTTTAAAGCAGTGGTATATAAATGATCCGGCACCTATACTTACACTATTACTCTCCACTACTCTTGCACCTATTGCAGGTGAGTTTGGTATAATAGCAGGGCTGGTAGCTGGTTTCCTGCACTCATCTGTAGCTTTAAATGTAGGTATTGTGTATAGAGGTCTGAACTTATACAATAACGGTTTTGCCGGTGGTATTGTAGCTATCTTTATGGTACCTGTAATAGAGTCCCTTATTGAAAAAAGGAAAAATGATATGGAAAAGAAAAAAAATAATACTGTAGAAAAGAAGGTGTATAATATTGCAAAATTTTATAAGAAGCATTGGATTTTCAATGTATAA
- a CDS encoding ISNCY family transposase gives MDEQRKYEVIKGLVDHPDTANKDRAALILGCTKRHINRMIQGYIKDGKAFFIHGNRGKKPATTICPDIRSQVLDLYRTKYYEANFEHFTELLKKHEGISISSSSVMSILESEYILSPKATKAKRRRIKQTLRAKKEAATSKRELSQIQANLVAVEDAHSRRPRCAYFGELLQMDATPYEWVPGQIWHLHLAIDDASGVVTGAWFDTQETLNGYYHVFEQILTDYGIPYKFLTDKRTVFTYKKKGALSDDKDTYTQFAYACKQLGTQLESSSVPQAKGRIERLNQTLQSRLPIEFRLAGVTDIHKANEFIYHYIKEFNEKFALPLYGIKSVFETQPSKEKINLTLAVLTERTVDAGHAIQFEKKFYKMIDNKGLQTHYRKGTKVMLIKAFDRSMFVCVNDKDIYALEEIPAHEHKSKDLDADYKQPKPRKPYIPPMNHPWRLDAFNKFAHSQPHRIEEDIKSA, from the coding sequence ATGGATGAACAAAGAAAGTATGAAGTTATCAAAGGTCTGGTAGATCACCCCGATACAGCTAATAAGGATAGAGCTGCTCTTATCCTAGGATGCACCAAAAGGCATATAAACCGTATGATACAGGGTTATATTAAAGATGGTAAGGCATTCTTTATTCATGGTAACAGAGGCAAAAAGCCGGCTACCACTATCTGTCCTGATATCAGAAGTCAGGTTCTTGATCTATACAGAACTAAATACTACGAAGCTAACTTTGAACACTTTACAGAGCTTCTAAAAAAGCATGAAGGCATAAGTATCTCTTCTTCCTCTGTAATGAGTATTTTGGAGTCAGAGTACATTCTATCTCCAAAGGCTACAAAAGCTAAGCGTAGACGCATTAAGCAAACTCTCAGAGCTAAGAAGGAAGCTGCAACATCAAAAAGGGAATTATCACAGATACAAGCTAACTTAGTAGCAGTTGAAGATGCTCACAGTCGTCGTCCAAGATGTGCTTATTTTGGTGAATTGCTTCAGATGGATGCTACCCCTTATGAATGGGTGCCGGGACAGATATGGCATCTACATTTGGCTATTGATGATGCCTCAGGTGTTGTCACAGGTGCCTGGTTTGATACTCAGGAAACTCTTAATGGATACTACCATGTATTTGAGCAGATTCTTACTGATTATGGTATTCCTTATAAGTTTCTTACTGATAAACGAACTGTATTTACTTACAAGAAAAAAGGTGCCTTATCTGACGACAAAGACACCTATACACAGTTTGCATACGCCTGTAAGCAACTTGGCACACAGCTTGAATCAAGCAGCGTACCACAGGCTAAAGGACGTATAGAACGATTGAATCAGACTTTACAGTCACGCCTGCCTATTGAGTTTAGACTCGCAGGCGTAACCGATATCCATAAAGCCAATGAATTCATTTACCACTACATAAAAGAATTCAATGAGAAGTTCGCACTTCCACTTTATGGTATCAAATCTGTCTTTGAAACGCAACCATCTAAAGAAAAAATAAATCTTACTTTGGCGGTTTTAACTGAGAGAACTGTTGATGCCGGACATGCGATTCAATTCGAGAAGAAATTTTATAAGATGATAGATAATAAAGGATTGCAGACCCATTATCGAAAAGGTACCAAGGTTATGCTTATCAAGGCATTTGATAGGTCTATGTTTGTGTGCGTAAATGACAAAGATATTTATGCACTGGAAGAAATACCGGCTCATGAGCATAAATCTAAGGACTTGGACGCTGACTACAAACAGCCAAAACCTAGAAAGCCTTATATACCTCCAATGAACCATCCTTGGAGATTGGATGCCTTTAATAAATTCGCACACTCACAGCCACACAGAATTGAAGAAGACATAAAAAGTGCATAA
- a CDS encoding uracil-DNA glycosylase family protein, whose amino-acid sequence MFSNSIQKIFDAIVADKENEDFTKVGISPLFSAPENSKVMIVGQAPGIKAQEAGKYWYDKSGDRLREWMGVDERTFYESDIFAIIPMDFYYPGKGKSGDLPPRKDFAPKWHPKILKELQNIDLIILIGQYAQKYYLGSREKSNLTETVKAYKEYLPKYLPIVHPSPRNMIWLKKNPWFENEIVPVLQEKIRGYLRH is encoded by the coding sequence ATGTTTTCAAATAGTATTCAGAAGATATTTGATGCCATAGTGGCGGATAAGGAGAATGAGGATTTCACTAAAGTAGGTATTTCCCCTTTATTTTCAGCTCCTGAGAATTCCAAAGTGATGATAGTAGGGCAGGCCCCGGGAATCAAGGCACAGGAGGCAGGGAAGTATTGGTACGATAAAAGTGGAGATAGACTTCGAGAATGGATGGGTGTGGATGAAAGAACATTCTATGAGTCTGATATATTTGCCATTATACCTATGGATTTTTATTATCCGGGAAAAGGAAAAAGTGGGGATCTACCGCCAAGAAAGGATTTTGCACCTAAATGGCACCCCAAGATATTGAAAGAATTACAAAATATAGATCTTATCATTCTTATAGGACAGTACGCCCAAAAATATTATTTGGGTAGCAGAGAAAAGTCCAATCTAACAGAAACAGTAAAAGCATATAAAGAATATTTACCCAAGTACTTGCCAATAGTGCATCCTTCACCCAGAAATATGATATGGTTGAAGAAAAACCCATGGTTTGAAAATGAAATAGTGCCAGTGTTACAAGAAAAAATCAGAGGATATTTGAGGCATTGA
- a CDS encoding carbamoyl phosphate synthase small subunit, translating into MKAYLILEDGSVYEGNSVGAEKSVVSEIVFNTSMTGYLEVMTDPSYAGQAVVMTYPLIGNYGICYEDIESNKAWVDAFIVRELSEVASNFRNEDSIQNFLKVNNIPCITGIDTRDLTKRLREYGTMNGMIITTGSYDISEVSQKIKEYSVKGVVKKTSTDKSYTLDGKGKRVVLMDFGAKRNIAKQLQKRGCEVIVVPCDTTADDIIKLNPDGIMLSNGPGDPKENVDIIKEIKKLYDSDIPIFAICLGHQLMALATGADTYKLKYGHRGGNHPVKDLENGKTYISSQNHGYAVDESTLNKSICIPAFVNVNDNTNEGLRYINKNIFTVQYHPEACPGPRDNSYLFDKFIKMMED; encoded by the coding sequence ATGAAAGCATATCTAATTTTAGAAGATGGAAGTGTGTATGAAGGAAACAGTGTCGGAGCCGAAAAATCAGTAGTTAGTGAGATAGTGTTCAATACATCTATGACCGGATATCTGGAGGTGATGACAGATCCATCATATGCGGGTCAGGCTGTAGTAATGACATATCCTTTGATTGGAAATTACGGTATTTGTTATGAGGATATAGAATCAAATAAAGCCTGGGTAGACGCTTTTATAGTAAGAGAATTATCTGAAGTAGCTTCAAATTTTAGAAACGAAGATAGTATACAAAATTTCTTGAAAGTAAATAATATTCCATGTATTACAGGCATTGATACCAGAGATTTAACAAAGAGACTAAGAGAATATGGCACTATGAATGGAATGATAATTACTACAGGCTCTTATGATATATCAGAAGTATCACAAAAAATAAAAGAATATAGTGTCAAGGGTGTAGTAAAGAAAACCAGTACAGATAAATCTTATACTTTAGATGGAAAAGGAAAAAGGGTAGTGCTGATGGACTTTGGTGCAAAAAGAAATATAGCAAAACAGCTACAAAAAAGAGGATGTGAAGTTATAGTAGTGCCATGTGATACTACTGCTGATGATATCATTAAATTAAATCCGGATGGCATTATGCTAAGCAATGGTCCGGGAGATCCAAAGGAGAATGTAGATATAATAAAGGAAATAAAAAAGCTATATGATTCAGATATTCCGATATTTGCAATATGTCTGGGACATCAGCTGATGGCACTTGCTACAGGTGCAGATACATATAAACTTAAATATGGACATAGAGGTGGCAACCATCCGGTAAAAGATTTGGAAAATGGAAAGACATATATTTCTTCACAAAATCATGGATATGCAGTGGATGAGAGTACATTGAATAAGAGTATATGTATTCCGGCATTTGTAAATGTAAATGATAATACTAATGAAGGACTTAGATATATAAACAAAAATATTTTTACAGTACAATATCATCCGGAGGCATGCCCCGGACCACGAGACAACTCATATTTGTTTGATAAGTTTATAAAGATGATGGAGGACTAA
- a CDS encoding choline-binding protein A produces the protein MLKKTISMLLLTATISITVAVPGYAAMKITDANSFKWSQTGSEWKVVDNSGNPASGFISYNDQTYYLDKNGIMKTGWIKSSGSWYYLNTNGTLALDQWIDNYYVDYSGKMTKIQ, from the coding sequence ATGTTGAAGAAAACTATATCTATGTTATTGCTTACTGCCACTATTTCCATAACTGTTGCTGTACCCGGCTATGCTGCCATGAAGATTACAGATGCGAACTCTTTCAAGTGGAGTCAGACAGGCAGTGAATGGAAAGTTGTTGACAATTCAGGCAATCCTGCTTCAGGCTTTATAAGCTACAATGATCAGACTTACTATTTAGATAAGAATGGCATCATGAAGACCGGATGGATTAAATCATCAGGTTCTTGGTATTACTTAAATACTAACGGAACCTTAGCTTTGGATCAGTGGATTGACAATTACTATGTGGATTACAGTGGTAAAATGACCAAAATACAGTAG
- a CDS encoding thiamine pyrophosphate-binding protein — protein sequence MKIKLSKYIAKRLVELGICHGFSVTGGGAMHLNNALGHEDGLTITYNHHEQACAMAAEAYARINNQMAVLCVTTGPGGTNAITGVLGAWLDSIPMFVLSGQVRYDWTARSSRVGIRAMGDQEFDICQSIDCMCKYSEMVIEPMRIKYLVEKCAYLATHGRPGPVWLDIPLDVQASFIEEDELIGFDIANYELGGDGWEKPSPYKKDIDNYTKLDLDDEAKPVSDEVLEEIIDKIRNAKRPVFNAGNGIRIGNAHKEFLELIDLLNIPVVVGWNSEDCLEVEHPLYAGRPGNFGDRPGNFAVQNSDLVLSVGSRLSLRQVGFNHKGWAREAFTIINDIDIEELKKPTLHVDIPVHADCKIFMQQLIDALKKQKTPVFEGGKGLREMSWNETVKYWLKRYPVCKEEFLENDDSKKANVYAFINEIGNRAKQDQITVVGNGSACVVGGHSYIIKKGQRFISNSAVASMGYDLPAAIGAYLANLDEKRYDKELILITGDGSIQMNLQELQTILHHKMNIKIFLINNEGYHSIRQTQSKFFSDEPMVGIGPDSGDLSFPDMGRISEAYGIHYISAKTNSELSEAVAKTFEMAGPVICEAFVTKEQNFEPKSSGKQLPDGRMVSPPLEDLVPFLSDEEMEENMIIPRMPD from the coding sequence ATGAAAATCAAATTGAGCAAATATATTGCGAAAAGACTTGTAGAACTTGGAATTTGTCATGGTTTCAGTGTTACAGGTGGTGGTGCTATGCATTTAAATAATGCTTTGGGACATGAAGATGGATTAACTATTACATATAATCATCATGAGCAGGCCTGTGCTATGGCGGCAGAAGCTTATGCCAGAATTAACAATCAGATGGCAGTATTATGTGTTACAACAGGCCCGGGAGGTACAAATGCTATTACAGGAGTACTTGGAGCATGGCTTGATTCAATACCGATGTTTGTGCTTTCGGGTCAGGTAAGATATGATTGGACAGCCAGATCTTCAAGAGTTGGTATCAGAGCTATGGGAGATCAAGAGTTTGATATATGTCAGTCTATAGACTGTATGTGCAAGTATAGTGAGATGGTTATAGAGCCTATGAGGATCAAGTATTTGGTTGAAAAATGTGCATATCTTGCAACACATGGCAGGCCGGGACCGGTATGGCTTGATATACCATTGGACGTACAGGCAAGTTTTATAGAAGAAGACGAGCTTATAGGTTTTGATATTGCAAACTATGAATTAGGAGGTGATGGCTGGGAAAAACCGTCACCATATAAGAAAGATATAGATAATTATACAAAGCTTGATTTGGATGATGAAGCTAAACCGGTATCAGATGAAGTATTGGAAGAAATAATAGATAAAATTAGAAATGCAAAAAGACCGGTATTTAATGCAGGCAACGGCATAAGAATAGGAAATGCACATAAAGAGTTTTTAGAGCTTATTGATTTGTTAAACATACCGGTAGTCGTTGGCTGGAATTCAGAGGATTGCTTGGAGGTTGAGCATCCTTTATATGCCGGAAGACCGGGAAATTTTGGTGACAGACCGGGAAACTTCGCAGTTCAAAACTCAGATCTTGTATTGTCAGTGGGTTCAAGACTCAGTCTTAGACAGGTAGGATTTAATCACAAGGGATGGGCTAGAGAAGCCTTTACTATAATCAATGATATTGATATTGAGGAGTTAAAGAAACCTACTCTGCATGTCGATATACCTGTGCATGCAGATTGCAAGATATTTATGCAGCAGTTGATTGATGCATTGAAGAAGCAAAAGACTCCGGTATTTGAAGGCGGTAAAGGCTTGCGTGAAATGAGTTGGAATGAAACAGTTAAGTACTGGTTAAAGAGATATCCTGTGTGCAAAGAGGAATTTCTTGAAAATGATGATAGCAAAAAAGCAAATGTATATGCTTTTATCAATGAGATAGGAAACAGAGCAAAACAAGATCAGATAACAGTAGTGGGAAATGGTTCAGCCTGTGTAGTAGGTGGACATTCGTATATAATCAAGAAGGGACAGAGATTTATATCAAATTCAGCAGTTGCTTCTATGGGCTATGATTTACCGGCTGCAATAGGTGCATATCTGGCTAATCTTGATGAAAAGAGATATGATAAGGAACTGATATTGATTACCGGTGATGGCAGTATACAGATGAACTTACAGGAGTTACAGACAATACTGCATCATAAGATGAACATCAAAATATTTCTGATAAATAATGAAGGCTATCACAGTATCAGGCAGACACAGTCTAAATTCTTTAGTGATGAACCGATGGTTGGAATAGGTCCTGACAGTGGAGATCTTTCTTTCCCTGATATGGGTAGAATATCAGAAGCTTATGGCATTCACTATATCAGTGCAAAGACAAACTCTGAGCTTTCAGAGGCTGTAGCTAAGACATTTGAGATGGCAGGACCAGTTATCTGTGAGGCATTCGTAACCAAGGAACAAAACTTTGAGCCGAAATCATCAGGTAAGCAATTACCGGATGGAAGAATGGTAAGCCCACCACTTGAGGACTTGGTACCATTTTTATCAGATGAGGAGATGGAAGAAAATATGATAATACCAAGAATGCCGGATTAA
- a CDS encoding NAD-dependent epimerase/dehydratase family protein, translating to MRILITGAASFLGSHLVEYFLDRGDDVLALVRENARGRERLSKYEEKPNFKTIVLDMMDIEGLEEDFDICIHLAWGGIGKAGRMDRAIQSENIEAAKILMKLCKEKNAKRMLFAGSQAEYGQTLEDIQKRYGENFDIKDIDMQYEDSPTFPKSEYGKAKLELKRELKTLGDKLGIEYVHMRIFSVFGKGDHETSLISSCINNFMKNKDVYIGECKQAWNYIYIKDLCQAVYLLSKKDLESKYVFNIASENNRVLMDYVNNMKDILKSKSSIIVEKREAASEGTPFLNPDISKLKEIGFKEVYGFEGGIIEMCDIKA from the coding sequence ATGAGAATACTTATTACAGGGGCTGCTTCTTTTTTGGGCAGTCATTTGGTGGAATATTTTCTTGATAGAGGTGATGATGTACTTGCCTTGGTGAGAGAGAATGCCAGAGGTAGAGAAAGGCTTTCAAAGTATGAAGAAAAACCAAACTTTAAAACTATAGTTTTGGATATGATGGATATTGAAGGATTAGAAGAAGACTTTGATATATGTATACATCTAGCTTGGGGCGGTATAGGCAAGGCAGGAAGAATGGATAGAGCTATTCAATCGGAAAATATAGAGGCCGCAAAGATACTGATGAAATTGTGTAAGGAGAAGAATGCAAAAAGGATGCTCTTTGCCGGTTCCCAGGCAGAGTATGGTCAGACATTGGAGGATATACAAAAAAGATATGGAGAAAACTTTGATATCAAAGATATAGATATGCAGTATGAGGATTCTCCTACTTTTCCAAAGTCTGAATATGGTAAGGCTAAGCTTGAACTTAAGAGGGAGTTAAAGACTCTTGGAGATAAACTTGGTATAGAATATGTACATATGCGAATTTTTTCGGTGTTTGGAAAAGGAGACCATGAGACTTCTCTTATATCCTCATGTATAAATAATTTCATGAAAAATAAAGATGTGTATATAGGTGAGTGTAAGCAGGCTTGGAACTATATATATATTAAAGACCTTTGCCAGGCTGTATACCTATTGTCAAAAAAAGATTTAGAATCTAAATATGTATTCAATATAGCCAGTGAAAACAACAGGGTTTTGATGGATTATGTAAATAATATGAAAGATATACTGAAAAGTAAAAGTAGTATCATAGTGGAAAAAAGAGAAGCTGCAAGTGAGGGTACACCTTTTTTAAATCCGGATATTAGTAAATTAAAGGAAATAGGTTTTAAGGAAGTTTACGGCTTTGAAGGCGGTATCATAGAAATGTGTGATATCAAGGCTTAA
- a CDS encoding class I SAM-dependent methyltransferase translates to MKKCISCNGSLHELMKIENMPASAQDIPTKEELEKDCGIEVSLCVCEDCNLVQLKNDAVYYYRDVIRAGGYSTTMEELRKSQYRHFIEFASLEGKKIIEVGCGRGEFLGMLSGFPVEGYGTEHKKDLVEIAKEAGLRVDEDFPESEDHIFKNGPFDAFMSFNFLEHQPHPRTYLKAIYNNLCDEGYGLITVPSFEYIIEQNSFYEIIPDHIAYYSFESLTHLLNICGFEVLEKEMVNRDTISMIVKKRKLPDIRGIISKKKDIATEVVETVKNYAKVGKIAIWGASHQGFTLCATTGIADYVDCIIDSAPFKQGKFAPASHIPIISPDKARQRKLEAIIIVAPGYTNEIANIIRTSFDEGVDIYTLMTDRLLKI, encoded by the coding sequence TTGAAAAAATGTATTAGTTGTAACGGTTCATTACATGAACTTATGAAAATAGAAAATATGCCGGCAAGTGCACAAGATATTCCGACAAAAGAAGAGCTTGAAAAAGACTGTGGTATAGAAGTATCGCTATGCGTCTGTGAGGATTGCAATCTTGTGCAGTTAAAAAATGATGCAGTTTATTATTATAGAGATGTTATAAGGGCAGGTGGTTATTCAACTACAATGGAAGAACTTAGAAAGAGCCAATATAGACATTTTATAGAGTTTGCATCATTGGAGGGAAAAAAGATAATAGAAGTAGGCTGTGGCAGAGGAGAATTTCTTGGGATGCTTTCAGGCTTTCCGGTAGAGGGATATGGTACAGAGCATAAAAAAGATCTTGTAGAGATTGCAAAAGAAGCAGGACTTAGAGTTGATGAGGATTTTCCTGAGAGTGAAGATCATATATTTAAGAACGGACCTTTTGATGCTTTTATGTCTTTTAATTTTTTGGAACATCAGCCGCATCCGAGAACATATTTAAAAGCAATATATAATAATCTATGTGATGAGGGCTATGGACTTATCACAGTGCCAAGTTTTGAATATATCATAGAGCAAAACAGTTTCTATGAGATAATTCCGGATCATATAGCTTATTACAGTTTTGAGAGTCTTACACATCTTTTGAATATATGCGGATTTGAAGTACTTGAAAAAGAGATGGTAAACAGAGATACCATATCAATGATAGTAAAGAAAAGAAAACTTCCAGATATTCGCGGTATTATTTCAAAGAAGAAAGATATTGCAACAGAGGTAGTGGAAACTGTAAAGAACTATGCTAAAGTGGGCAAGATAGCTATCTGGGGAGCATCACATCAAGGATTTACCCTTTGTGCCACCACAGGTATTGCAGACTATGTGGATTGTATAATAGATTCTGCACCTTTTAAGCAGGGGAAATTTGCTCCTGCCTCACATATTCCAATTATTTCACCGGATAAGGCAAGACAAAGAAAGCTTGAAGCAATTATAATAGTGGCACCGGGATATACGAATGAAATAGCGAATATTATAAGGACAAGCTTTGATGAGGGTGTAGACATATATACTTTGATGACTGATCGATTGCTGAAGATATAG